The following coding sequences are from one Carassius auratus strain Wakin chromosome 15, ASM336829v1, whole genome shotgun sequence window:
- the LOC113114838 gene encoding uncharacterized protein DDB_G0283697-like, whose product MFDMAATEANAEPVQADIVENKAEEETTKPASVSTEEAPASTEETQPTTEATPSTEQPADSKSKPASEKIWDSFLNKSGLGKVMGGKKKKEQQTGAEDTPGEEQDKGSSQNDQGDTAGPKEQESTQPAEAGEAAADGQTIEKAPENEEASQEQKASGAKPKQGEKSSVRDFIRKPVAKIFSHKSTDKKEGTGALQKHDKIRSKSLDRLEDIDASTNVADQAEEPPTAEEPDKSNPQTTKNMKRWHSFKKLMAQKSHKKSTDESKDAEGAEGTSADGAGDSGTLDSTTKSEHSGQKRWKLKRSWTFQGMKRDSSVVGIHKPKDKDSSDVKDENAPEAEQGTEDVKVASDVEAQEKTNAEGEEEKGATATTQHAKSVDHHANEIWTSFKKRVIPKSKKAADSGGVEEEAAGEQEQNDEPQAGKDSGKTAKAKRTHFNRAVSLKNFILRKGKSTSMDMGESTAQKDGDGTGESEAKDLDGLDDTAGETDVPQTGSEEQTVAPSESNNEAQVAGEHKSSDGEERSQTSAPSGQPSDKSHIADPAPEGGGQTEPKANGENGCSDATSEDTAAHNHEATTQNDVKDEETNQETIDSSGKTCPKDGKILNQDGKCDTVNEVAQSEKKAGNV is encoded by the exons ATGTTCGATATGGCGGCAACCGAGGCTAATGCAGAGCCTGTCCAAGCAGACATTGTCGAGAACAAGGCAGAGGAAGAAACCACAAAACCAGCCTCAGTTTCAACAGAGGAAGCCCCAGCTTCAACAGAGGAAACACAGCCTACTACTGAGGCAACGCCAAGCACAGAGCAACCAGCTGATAGCAAATCTAAGCCAGCCTCTGAGAAAATATGGGactcttttttaaataaaagtgggCTTGGAAAAGTAAtgggagggaaaaaaaagaaggagCAGCAGACAGGAGCTGAAGATACTCCTGGCGAGGAGCAGGATAAGGGCTCTAGCCAGAACGATCAAGGGGATACTGCAGGCCCTAAAGAGCAGGAATCTACTCAGCCAGCAGAAGCTGGTGAGGCTGCAGCTGACGGGCAGACTATTGAAAAAGCACCAGAAAATGAAGAGGCTTCCCAAGAGCAAAAGGCATCTGGTGCCAAGCCAAAGCAAGGAGAGAAGTCTAGTGTTAGGGACTTCATTCGCAAGCCTGTTGCTAAAATTTTCTCGCACAAAAGCACAGACAAAAAGGAGGGAACAGGGGCACTCCAAAAACATGACAAGATTCGGTCAAAATCACTAGACAGGCTGGAGGATATTGATGCCAGTACAAATGTGGCAGACCAAGCAGAGGAGCCTCCGACTGCAGAAGAGCCAGACAAGTCTAACCcccaaacaacaaaaaacatgaagCGCTGGCACTCTTTTAAGAAACTCATGGCTCAGAAAAGTCACAAGAAAAGCACAGATGAGTCCAAGGATGCTGAGGGAGCAGAAGGAACCAGTGCAGATGGAGCAGGAGACAGTGGGACACTGGATTCCACTACAAAGTCAGAGCACTCTGGCCAAAAAAGGTGGAAACTAAAGAGATCCTGGACATTCCAAGGTATGAAGAGAGATTCATCAGTTGTTGGAATCCACAAACCAAAGGACAAAGACTCTTCAGATGTTAAAGACGAAAATGCCCCAGAGGCTGAACAGGGGACGGAAGATGTAAAGGTAGCCAGTGACGTAGAAGCACAGGAGAAGACTAATGCAGAGGGTGAGGAAGAAAAAGGAGCAACTGCTACTACACAGCATGCAAAGTCGGTGGACCATCATGCAAATGAGATctggacttctttcaaaaaacgaGTAATTCCCAAATCAAAGAAGGCAGCTGACTCAGGTGGAGTAGAGGAGGAAGCAGCGGGTGAGCAAGAGCAGAATGATGAACCACAGGCGGGTAAAGACTCAGGCAAGACGGCCAAGGCAAAAAGGACACACTTCAACCGTGCTGTGTCACTAAAGAACTTCATACTGCGAAAGGGGAAGAGCACCAGCATGGACATGGGGGAAAGTACAGCCCAGAAAGATGGAGATGGTACTGGTGAGAGTGAGGCTAAAGACTTGGATGGCCTTGATGACACAGCTGGGGAAACTGATGTCCCACAGACTGGATCAGAGGAGCAGACTGTGGCTCCGAGTGAGAGCAATAATGAAGCTCAGGTGGCAGGCGAACACAAGAGTTCTGATGGAGAGGAGAGGTCCCAAACTAGTGCACCATCTGGTCAGCCATCAGACAAGTCTCACATAGCGGATCCAGCACCAGAGGGTGGAGGCCAGACAGAGCCAAAAGCCAATGGTGAGAATGGATGTTCGGATGCTACATCAGAGGACACTGCAGCACACAATCATGaagcaacaacccagaatgacGTGAAGGATGAGGAAACAAACCAGGAGACTATAGACTCTAGTGGGAAAACTTGTCCGAAGGATGGGAAGATCCTCAATCAAGACGGGAAGTGCGATACTGTCAATGAAGTTGCCCAAAGCG AAAAAAAGGCGGGAAACGTGTGA